Proteins from a single region of Artemia franciscana chromosome 20, ASM3288406v1, whole genome shotgun sequence:
- the LOC136039973 gene encoding innexin inx2-like, with protein MLPVLNDVKNVAPFWQKKDKKVTIDSGVARLHYKVTFTLLLMTCILASSWSFFGKAIQCMQDDFQVRQEALDQFCYVSSTFSLPTHFHQPKVGKSIPYIGIGTIDEEEPVYHNYYQWVSFILLLQACFFYAPHYLWKTFENGKVKSLIDGLTSQSLSSINPETEEKILHLVDYLYNTRSGHKFFGLKYIICESLYFVNIVLQIVVNEWFLGGGFVTLGFRALSFLNMDPEVRTDPLYIIFPRMTKCTFKRFGPSGTIQIHDSLCLLAINIINEKIYLFFSFWFFILLVITSVYYLYRLCILLSPRLRRLSVRELKMNFDYGDYLLLNFLKVNITDEYVFIRIMDELRKRIEGKTTEKEKLMNGEETANRFN; from the exons ATGCTACCAGTTCTGAACGACGTCAAAAATGTGGCacctttttggcaaaaaaaggaCAAGAAAGTTACAATCGATTCTGGTGTGGCAAGACTACACTATAAAGTGACTTTCACTCTACTTCTTATGACTTGTATACTTGCGTCAAGTTGGTCCTTCTTTG GAAAGGCCATACAATGCATGCAAGATGATTTTCAAGTTAGGCAAGAGGCCTTGGACCAGTTTTGTTACGTTTCTTCTACTTTTTCTCTACCAACTCATTTCCATCAACCGAAAGTTGGAAAAAGTATCCCATACATAGGGATTGGAACCATAGACGAAGAAGAGCCAGTTTACCATAACTATTATCAATGGGTGTCCTTTATCCTCTTACTTcaggcttgttttttttacgctCCACACTATCTCtggaaaacttttgaaaacggAAAAGTGAAAAGTCTAATAGATGGCCTGACTTCTCAAAGTTTATCTTCCATTAATCctgaaacagaagaaaaaatcttgCACCTAGTAGATTATTTATACAACACACGATCAGGACACAAGTTTTTTGGATTAAAATACATTATCTGTGAATCCTTATACTTTGTGAACATAGTACTTCAGATTGTAGTTAATGAATGGTTTTTGGGAGGTGGCTTCGTAACTCTAGGATTCAGAGCTTTAAGCTTTTTGAATATGGACCCCGAAGTCCGTACTGATCCACTCTACATAATTTTTCCGCGCATGACGAAGTGTACATTTAAAAGATTTGGACCTAGTGGCACAATACAGATTCACGACTCTTTATGCTTGCTagcaattaatataattaatgaaaaaatatatttattcttttctttttggtttttcattCTGCTAGTCATAACAAGTGTTTACTATTTGTACCGATTGTGTATTTTGTTATCACCTAGATTAAGAAGACTCTCCGTACGAGAGCTGAAGATGAATTTTGATTACGGGGATTATTTGCTGTTGAATTTTCTGAAAGTAAATATTACAGATGAATATGTATTTATCAGAATTATGGATGAATTAAGGAAACGGATTGAAGGAAAAACAACAGAGAAAGAGAAGTTAATGAATGGTGAAGAAACAGCTAATCGTTTCAATTAG